The genome window TTAAGCTTAAATCGCATAGTACTAAGGTCTTAAGGCTTAATGACAACAAGGTATGGGTTAGAACTTACGGATGTGCAGTATGTAAAATTCTATATATTTCGAACGTTGTTGTAGAGAAAATAAAGGTAGTAAAAGAGAGGACTTTGCTCTATACACTCTTGGTACCCAATACGATGGCACTGAAGGAATTTTTAGGAAACCTAACGAGTCAAGGTATAAAGTTTACAGTGCTAAGCACTTCTGAAATAAGTAGTAATGAATTAACCGATAGACAAATGGAAATATTGAAGCTTGCGTACAAGATGGGTTATTTTGATGATGATAGGAGGGTTACTTTAACCGAATTAGCAATGCAACTAGGAATTTCCACACCAACTTTAGAGGAGATTTTACGTAGAGCATTAAGGAAAGTTGTCAAATATTACTTAGATAAGGTAGGATAGACTTTTTGTTTAGGATATTAAATGAGGAGAAGCATAAAGGAAAAAAGAAATTAAGTCCTTATTTATTTTTTGTTAAAAGAAAGACTTATGCTCGTATAAGGTTTGCGGGACTAGTGGTGTAATTTTCCATGAGATATTAAATTGTTTTGCTGCTTGTATCAACAAATCCATATTGTCTACATTCCATTCACAAATTGCAGTTTTAGCGTCTTGAGAAATCCTTATGCTTTCCAATTTCATTCCTTTAGGGAGTTTTTTACCTTTAGCCATGCTGACTAATTGGTTAAAGAAGTCAGTTACGGCTCCCTTTTGGCTATCTTCCCATTGATGCACTACAACTATTTTCATATGTTTTTATTTGAAAAAACTAGTATTTATATTTTATTGTTAATTTTCATATTACTTAACATTTCTTACCATCCCTTAACAATTAGGTGTTCAGTATAATACTCGATAATGAAAAAATACAGTGATGTTAAACTCCATAAAGGCCTTAATGGATGAACACAATGTAATTCTAAAAGCACTGGATGTATTAAACGTTATAGACGCTAAAATGGATAATATACAAGATATTAAAACCATAATAAATTTCATAAAGAACTTCGTTGACGATTGTCATCACGTTAAGGAAGAAAAAGTATTGTTTAACTTCTTAGAACAAAAAGGAATGGTAGGTGGTCCAACTTATGTTATGGTCTATGAGCATAATAAATTGAGGGACCTAATAAGTAAGATTGAGGCAGAATATAGTGAACCTCAAAACCTACGGGAAGATTTGAATAACCTTATCATGCTGTTAGCTAGTCATATCGACAAGGAAAATAATGTCTTATTTCCAACTGCGGAAAACTTAATATCTGATGACGAGGATAAAGTGATTTATAATAAATTTGAAAAAATTGAAGAAAATTTTGGTAGAGAAAAGCACGAGAAGTATATAGAGCTAATAAATGAACTCTATGGAAAATACGTTAATAAAAGATAAAAGAATAAGTTATCTAACTATTTTTTATACTTTTTAAATTAACTTTGTAATTTCTATAGTGCATTTATCACAAAATTTTTAAACCTCTATGAGAATTAATACATATGGAAAGCAAAAAACTCCTAATTATTGGTATAATAGTTGCATTAGTTGTCGCAAGCTTTGTAGGATATGCTTATTACTACAATTATTATTTACCAGTACAAAATTCTGTAATGTACTATAACCAACAGCTACAACACATGGGATATTATCCACTGGGAAACTACGGCCAATACGGAATGATGGGAAGTGGAGGAATGTACCATATGATGGGATATTCTGGAGGTTACGCTGTAATGTATGAGAACACTATCCCAATAACCGAAGCAATATCCATGATGAGAACTGTACCGCCTTACGTTAAGATATTCTCCAATAATAATACTATACTATTCACCTCTTCAAATATAGTATTAGTAGTATTGGGAATGGGTCATGAGAGGGCGATTAACTTAACGGGACAAACTCCACCAGCTTATGCGCTACATGACGTCTTCGTAATTTACGGTCTGATTAATCCAACACTCATAATTCCAAGAGGAGCTACTGTCCAAGTTATATTCATTAATTTAGATGAGGATATGTGGCATAATATCGCAATTACACCGGTCCCACCACCTTATCCTTATTACCCAATGATGTACATTAGAATGAATACAATAGGAATGACGCCAATGCTAGGTTACGCCAACTACAACTCTGGGCAAGCATACGAGTTCAGTTTTACGACCACTTTTGTCCAACCGGGGATTTACTACTACGTTTGTGAGTATCCGGGTCATGCTGAAATGGGAATGTATGGAGAAATAATGGTGGTGTAGAAAATGGAAAACTATCAAATTTTGGGATTAATTGGCTCCTTACTTCTAATTGTTGGAATTGGTTTTTCTTTTGCGTTTTACTATCCAAGTTATGGGATGATGGGCGTTTATGGATACGGAATGATGGGTAGAGGAATGATGTTCTTTGGCTTTATGGGACTTTTAATAATCCCTGCGTTTGTTTTGGGTATTATTGGTTCATTAATTTCAGATAGAACAGTAGCTGGCGTATTATTAATTTTGGCCTCAGTACTTTCGATACCTGCAATGGGATTGATTGGAATAATATCATTTATCCTCTTGTTGATCGCTGGAATCCTAGCACTTACTAGCGGTAAGAAGACTTAATCAAATATATTATCCACTTCTTTTCTTTTTGATTATTTTTATGTATGAGTCTTACTATAACGTCAACCTTTTTCCGAATTTTTAACCTCGCAAGTATTCTAATTGGATCAATCTCTGAAATTATCACTATAGCTTCACTCTCTCTTATCTCGTCAATCTTCCTTTCAATTATCTCGTAATAGGGGAGTTCTAAAACTCTAGTGTCAATTATAAACCTTATCATCATCACGAGAAATTATACTTCTTCTTCATAATATAAAATGAAGACCTAACATATAAGTTGATACAAAAATTAGGGGGTTGAAGGATTAACTTGTTTATCCGTGACTTTAGTTAAGAGTAAGGGTTAAGGATTGTTATTAAATATAGTGAAATCCTATGGGAGCGTGATCAATGATTTCATGCGTTTGAAACTGAGTTTAAATTCACCTAATCACTTTAGCCAAATGCTTTAATTACGTAATAGAATTTTGGGAAAAAATAAAAAATTACAGCATCTTCACTTTTTCAACATCCGAATCGCTTGTTGAATTGAAGATAAACGAATACTTTATGTGATTTTATACTAAACTAACAAAACTGCTATCAACACTCATTCTTTACCGATAAAGTAATTTAGTGAACTCTAGTGAAATGCAATTCTTTACTTAAACTTACATCAAATACACCTTTATCCTTACTTTAAATGTTTTCTATCGCCTAATAGCATAGCTCTGAATCTATTCGTAGTTATGGGAAGATCGTTCTAAAAACCGTAGTAACCCTAATACTTTAGTGTCCCATTTTTTATAATATAAGATAATACACTATCACATGGAATTAGATCTGAGGCCCGTACAACCAGAATATAGACATAAGTTAGTCTTGGAAAGCTTCAGTAAGTTAAAAGAAGGAGAGGAGCTAACAGTAATAGCTGACCACTATCCATCTCATTTAATACAACTACTATCAGGTCATATTGAGAAGTATAAGGTTGAAGAAACTGCGAATGGGGATTTCGTGTTGAAGCTCACAAAAAAGAAGGGAAGTGCTAATAGACCGATAATTTCGCACATCTCTGAATTTAGAAAGACTGGGGAGGTCTTTACTCCAATTCCGGTGCTTAGGAAAGATGAATATGGGGTTATTTTAGTCTTTTTTAAGCCTGGACAATATATCCCAATACATGCACCAGATTCAGATCTGATCTTTTACGTATTACAAGGTCAAGGAAAAGTTAGTGTAGACAATAAGGAATACGAAGTACGTGAAGGATCGATCGTAATAGTACCTAGAGGTATTAAGAGAGGAGTTAAAGCTGATACTTATATGGAGGCCATTCACATAGTTGTACCAAGCCCTTCACCAGAAGATCACGAAAAGGTAATGAGCGCCGCTATGAATGGTATTGCAGAAGTTGATCTAAAACACTAGACAGACTGTATATCTTTTTTATGTAATGATTTTTATACTTTCATCTCTTATTTTAACAAGATGATAACTCTCGTAGGGAAAATATTCGACGGAGAAAAAATTATTGAACAAGGTACTGTAGTTATAGAGAATGATAAAATCGAAAGAGTTACCGAAGGAATTGATATCCCGCAAGGAAGTGAAGTAATTCAAGCTAACTTCATAATGCCCGGTTTAGTCGATGCACATTTACACTTTTTCGGAGTAGAAGAAGATAACGTTCTTTCTTGGAATATAGTAAACGAAATTGATGTAGCTATAAGGAGTACTAGAGACATGGAAAGACTATTACGTTCCGGGTTCACTCTAGTAAGGGACTTAGGAAGTAAGGTTGCTGTAAGGTTAGATTACCTCCAGAGAAGGGGAGAGATATTGGGGCCGACCGTCATTGCCTCTGGATACTCTTTAGCAATCACTGGCGGTAATGACGATCCAAAGGATTTGCCAATAGACATTGCGCAAAGGCTCTCATATTCATTTTATTGTGATTCTCCTTATGAGTGTAGAAAAGCTGTGAGAATGGCGATTAGACAAGGGGCTAGAGTAATAAAAGTTTACGCGTCCGGAGCCTTTTCTCAAGGTGGAAAAATTCTACCTGGATTTGCATTGGATGAGCTGAAGGCTATAGTTGACGAATCTCACAGATTTGGTTTAAAAGTTGCATCCCATGCCTATGGAAAAGAGGCAATTATGAACTCTATTCTAGCTGGCGTTGATACAATAGAACACGGTTTGGGGTTAGACGATGAAACTGCGAGTATGATTAAAGAAAGGGGAATTTGTTATATTCCAACATTAGCTACTTATGAAGTACCATTTGAGGTAAAGGATCCTGAGGTTAGGATTTACAGAGAAGAGCTTGTCAAGAGACATTTTAGTGAGGACATTAGGATTGCCGTTTCCCACGGGGTGAAAATAGCTACCGGTACGGATTATGTGGGATCTAAGAAAAGACCTCATGGGCAGAATTATAGAGAGGCCGTTCTCCTATCTAGGTATATGAGTAATTTAGACGTATTAAGGGCATCAACATCGGTAGCTTCAGAATGTCTTGGTGTCAAGGCGGGTTACATAAGGGAAGGATATAAGGCTGATTTAATAGTATTAAAGGATGACCCCACTAGGGATATTGAGAACCTGAAACCCAATAACGTTTCATATGTCATTAAAGATGGTAAGTTGTATACTGGTTATGGATTATATCAAGACTAACTAATCTTTTCTTACTGCTTCTATAACGGTCAATTTCGATGCTTTCCACGCTGGATATATCCCAGCTATAATACTTGTCACTAGGGCTATTAGGATTGATATTCCTACGTCAGACATTGAGAGAAATGGACGTATGACCACGATTAGATTTGAACCATTACTGGAGCCCGCATTAAACGGTATACCATTTATGTCCATTACATATGTTCCCATTACAGTTAACGTTAACCCCACTATTCCACCTAGTACTCCTACGATTAAAGCTTCTAATAGGAAGACCAATAAGACTTGCCTAGTGGTTAATCCTACAGTTTTCATAATTCCTATTTCCCTAGTCCTCTGATAGACTCTAGCTAGGGTTATTCCCATTATTCCAACAGCGCCAACAAATAATGAGATAGACCCTATTAATATTACTAGGAACGAGAAGCTGGTTATTATAACTTGAACAGAGGATATTGCTTGTTGTATTGTGGTTACTGTTAATGAATTGCCGTAGATATAGTTTAACAGAGTGGTAATTGTATTAACTTCACTTATGCTACTACCTTGCAATACTACCAGAAAATAGCCGGGAGGATTTACCAATGCCTTAGCCTCACTTAATGGAATGAAAATAACATCGGAAGTATCACCTATTACAACAGACTCGCTTGGACGCAAAATTCCATATACTGTTAACGGTACAGTATTTCCATTGGAGAGTTTTAGAATTATAGTGGAACCAGGTTGAACGGTTACGTCTGGGATAGGATGAGCTATATCGTGCCCTATTACAGCGTATGGTACTGTCACTGGAGGATATACCGTACCGTTCTCAAGCTCTACTTTTCCTAGCAATGACGATATATTATCCACACCTACTACTAAAACATTAATAACCCTCCCTCCTATTTGGACTACTCCATGGGCTTCAATTACTGGATATACTGCATATACCCCGGGTAATGAACTCATAAGTGATACGTCAGTAGGAGATACATAGCCTATCTCGTTAAAAACGTAAATGTTTGTTGGATTAAGTTGAAAAAGTGTGGAAATTACTGACCGTTCTACTCCTTGACTAAAAGCCTCGATAAAGGAGACACTTGTTATACCGATCATGATAGCTATTATGGATATTATCGCTAAAGTTTTCCTCGCCATTAAACCTTTATAAGCAAGCCATAAAATATCTATACCATTCATAAGGCACTTAAAGCCTTTAACATTAAAAATCTATCAATTTGAGATACTGATAGTTCTTAATGACTTATATCTTTGTTGCTCCCTACAGAACTCCCTATTAGTTAATCCGAATTCTATGGCTTTCTCCTTTCCCATTTTTCTAAACATTTCAGCCCCTTTATAATATACCTTGAAGTAATACTTCGGTACTGAAAACCAGTACTTGTCTCCTCTATAACCCATAATCTCCTCATCAACCCATGTGGCAAAGCCCTCAACAAATTGGAAATACCTTAATAGTTTCCCATTTCCTACTCCAAAAGCTAAAGGAATAGCCTCAATTAACGTGTGGAGATAAGGGAACTTAGGTCTACAGATCTTATCTTGAACGAAATGAGCCAATTCATGTATTAATGTTCTCTCCAACGCGTATTCATCATCATCAAAATAACCTATTATCACTGCATCGTATCTATAGGATCCATAAAAGGGAATACTGGTTTCGATTACGAGCGGAGTTGGAAAGGAAAATCCGAGGAACCGCTCTAATTTACTTTTAGCTCTATCTATTATTTCAGTATTCCCCATATGTATATGTTAGTAATGATAATTATTAAATTTTCTGCCAAATTGTTGAGAATTATTGCGGAAAAACTTTAATTTAGTAAATTAGTAGATAAGTTTAAACTGAATCTCTATACTTTAAATACCATCAGTTTGTTCCAGATAAGCTAATACGAAGTAATGAAAATAAAACTCTGTAGTCAAATAAACTCAACTTTGATGTAACCGAAAAAATTTTAATAGGTTCTTTTTTAATAACAAATGAAAATGACCAATAAAGTCATTAAGGCGACGAACGAAGAACTGCAACAAGTTTACAACGATATACCTAAAGCTTATGATAGGGCTAATAGGTTTATTTCATTTAATCAAGATGTAAAATGGAGGGCAGATCTCGTCAAGACCATACTGAAGTACTGTAAGAGACCAAAGCTAATCTTAGACGTTGCAAGTGGAAAAGGTGAGCTCTCATATACGTTTAAAAAAATTTACAAAGATAACTCCAATTACGAGATTATATTATCGGATTATGCTGAAAACATGCTTAAAATGGCGCTGATCGAAGATGATAA of Sulfolobus sp. E5-1-F contains these proteins:
- a CDS encoding plastocyanin/azurin family copper-binding protein — translated: MESKKLLIIGIIVALVVASFVGYAYYYNYYLPVQNSVMYYNQQLQHMGYYPLGNYGQYGMMGSGGMYHMMGYSGGYAVMYENTIPITEAISMMRTVPPYVKIFSNNNTILFTSSNIVLVVLGMGHERAINLTGQTPPAYALHDVFVIYGLINPTLIIPRGATVQVIFINLDEDMWHNIAITPVPPPYPYYPMMYIRMNTIGMTPMLGYANYNSGQAYEFSFTTTFVQPGIYYYVCEYPGHAEMGMYGEIMVV
- a CDS encoding DUF2249 domain-containing protein, translated to MELDLRPVQPEYRHKLVLESFSKLKEGEELTVIADHYPSHLIQLLSGHIEKYKVEETANGDFVLKLTKKKGSANRPIISHISEFRKTGEVFTPIPVLRKDEYGVILVFFKPGQYIPIHAPDSDLIFYVLQGQGKVSVDNKEYEVREGSIVIVPRGIKRGVKADTYMEAIHIVVPSPSPEDHEKVMSAAMNGIAEVDLKH
- a CDS encoding ABC transporter permease, translated to MNGIDILWLAYKGLMARKTLAIISIIAIMIGITSVSFIEAFSQGVERSVISTLFQLNPTNIYVFNEIGYVSPTDVSLMSSLPGVYAVYPVIEAHGVVQIGGRVINVLVVGVDNISSLLGKVELENGTVYPPVTVPYAVIGHDIAHPIPDVTVQPGSTIILKLSNGNTVPLTVYGILRPSESVVIGDTSDVIFIPLSEAKALVNPPGYFLVVLQGSSISEVNTITTLLNYIYGNSLTVTTIQQAISSVQVIITSFSFLVILIGSISLFVGAVGIMGITLARVYQRTREIGIMKTVGLTTRQVLLVFLLEALIVGVLGGIVGLTLTVMGTYVMDINGIPFNAGSSNGSNLIVVIRPFLSMSDVGISILIALVTSIIAGIYPAWKASKLTVIEAVRKD
- a CDS encoding helix-turn-helix domain-containing protein; its protein translation is MFKSPFEVTILIEEHPCEVMKIISSPGLKGVVDNVKLGDNTTDHIVLFEKEVQKDDLIKLKSHSTKVLRLNDNKVWVRTYGCAVCKILYISNVVVEKIKVVKERTLLYTLLVPNTMALKEFLGNLTSQGIKFTVLSTSEISSNELTDRQMEILKLAYKMGYFDDDRRVTLTELAMQLGISTPTLEEILRRALRKVVKYYLDKVG
- a CDS encoding metal-dependent hydrolase family protein is translated as MITLVGKIFDGEKIIEQGTVVIENDKIERVTEGIDIPQGSEVIQANFIMPGLVDAHLHFFGVEEDNVLSWNIVNEIDVAIRSTRDMERLLRSGFTLVRDLGSKVAVRLDYLQRRGEILGPTVIASGYSLAITGGNDDPKDLPIDIAQRLSYSFYCDSPYECRKAVRMAIRQGARVIKVYASGAFSQGGKILPGFALDELKAIVDESHRFGLKVASHAYGKEAIMNSILAGVDTIEHGLGLDDETASMIKERGICYIPTLATYEVPFEVKDPEVRIYREELVKRHFSEDIRIAVSHGVKIATGTDYVGSKKRPHGQNYREAVLLSRYMSNLDVLRASTSVASECLGVKAGYIREGYKADLIVLKDDPTRDIENLKPNNVSYVIKDGKLYTGYGLYQD
- a CDS encoding hemerythrin domain-containing protein; translation: MLNSIKALMDEHNVILKALDVLNVIDAKMDNIQDIKTIINFIKNFVDDCHHVKEEKVLFNFLEQKGMVGGPTYVMVYEHNKLRDLISKIEAEYSEPQNLREDLNNLIMLLASHIDKENNVLFPTAENLISDDEDKVIYNKFEKIEENFGREKHEKYIELINELYGKYVNKR